GGATTTCGACGCCATCGTGTGGACGGGATCGGCGCTCAATGTCTATGCCGGCGGCCCCGAGGTCGAAGCCCAGATTGAATTCGCCCGCGCCGCGTTCGACAGCGCGGCGCCCGTTTTCGGAAGTTGTTGGGGTCTTCAGGTGATGACCGCGGCCTTGGGCGGCGTGGTGCGGGCCAACCCCAAGGGCCGCGAGATCGGCATCGGTCGCGCCATCACCTTGACCGACATCGGGCGGGGGCACCCGATGTACCGGGGGAAACCGGGTCCCTTCGACGCCATCACCGTGCATCTAGACGAGATCGAGACCGCGCCGCCGGGCGGTGTGGTTCTGGCCGCAAACGCGGTCTCGGCCATTCAGGGCATGGATATTCGCCAAGGAAAAAAATCGTTTTGGGGGGTGCAATATCACCCCGAATTCGATTTGGCCGAAATCGCCCGCGTCCATCAGCGTTACGGGTCGCGTTTGATCGATGAGGGATTTTTTGGCGATGCGCGGGAACTTGAGACCTACATAGATGGCCTGTTCGAACTCGACGGTAACCCCGAAGACGCGGCCCTAGCGCAAAAAATGCGGATCGGGATCGACGTTCTCGACCCCGTGCGGCGTATGGCGGAACTGCGCAATTGGATCGCCGTCAAGGTGATCGGCGACGAAGCCGCCGTCTATCCCCGATAGAGATTTTCGCTCATTCCCGACGCCAAAAATAACACGCCGCGATGTGGTTCTCGCCGACCGTTTCGGGGGCGGGGATCTCTTTCGCGCACCTTTCCTGGGCCATGAAGCAGCGCGGGTGAAAGGGGCATCCCGCGGGCGGGTCGATCGGCGAGGGCAGTTCGCCGGTCAGCTTGATCCGCTCCTGGCGCGCCTTAGGGTCGGTCCGCGGCGTCGCCGACAGCAAGGCGCGGGTATAGGGATGGACCGGGGTTTCGAACAGGGCGTCGCGGCCGGCCCGCTCGACGACCTTGCCCAGGTACATCACCACGATGTCGTCGGCGACGTGGCGGACCACGCTCAAATCATGGGAAATGAACATGTAGGCGAGGTTGAACTCTTCTTGTAAGTCCGCCAGCAAATTCAAGACCTGGGCCTGAATGGAAACATCGAGGGCCGACACCGGCTCGTCCAGGATGATGATCTTAGGGTGCAGCATCAACGCCCGGGCGATGGCGATGCGCTGGCGCTGGCCGCCCGAGAACATGTGCGGATAACGGCCATAGTGTTCGGGCCTAAGGCCGACGCGGACCATCATGTCCTGGGCCGCCTGGCGGCGCTGTTGGGCGCTCATCGAGGTGTTGATTTTTAGCGGCTCTTCGAGGATCGCGCCGATCCGCTGACGTGGGTTGAGCGACCCGTAGGGGTCCTGAAAGACGATCTGCACCGCGCCGCGCATCGACTTTAGTGTGGCCTTGCCTGCCGTGGCGACGTCTTCGCCGTCGATCGTGAGCGTTCCCGAGGTCGGCTCCTCGATCATCGTGACCAGGCGCGCCAGGGTCGATTTTCCGCATCCCGATTCGCCGACGACGGCGAGGGTCTTGCCCGCGCGTAGGGAAAAGCTGACCCCATCCAAGGCCTTCACCAGAACGGGTTTGGAAAACAGACCGCGGGTAATCGGATAGTGACGGGCCAGATTTTCGGCGTGAAGAAGGGGCTGATCGCTCATGAGGCGGGCTCCGATAGGGGGGCGCTTTTTAGCGCAAAGTGACAGCGCACGTCGTTTTCATAGGGTGGCGCTTCGTTGCGGCACTTGGCCTGGGCGAAGGCGCAGCGCGGATTGAATAGGCAGCCCGTCGGGCGGTCGTACTGGCCGGGGACGACGCCGGGAATGGCGTTCAACCGCTTGCCATGGGACCGTTCGGGCAAGGCGTCCAGCAGGGCGCTGGTATAGGGGTGGCGCGGCGCTTGAAAAAGGGCGGCGACATCGCCTTCCTCGACCTGCTGGCCGGCGTATTGGATCACCATCCGCTTGGCGGTTTCGGCGACGACGGCCATGTCGTGGGTGATCAACACCATCGCCATGCCTTCGCTGCGTTGCAGATCGACCAGAAGGTCGAGAATTTGCGCCTGAATGGTGACGTCCAGCGCGGTGGTCGGCTCGTCGGCGATCAAAAGGCGCGGGCTGCACGACAGCGACATGGCGATCATCACCCGCTGGCTCATGCCCCCCGACATCTGGTGGGGAAAGGCCTTCAGGCGGCGTTCGGGGGCGGGGATGCCGACCCGTTCGAGCATTTCAATGGCGCGGGCATGCAGCTTGGCCCCACCCAGGCCGAGGTGCACCTTCATCGCCTCCTTGATCTGGTAGCCGACCGTGAAGCACGGGTTGAGCGAGGTCATCGGTTCTTGGAAAATCATCGCCATGTCCTTGCCGATGACGCGCCGACGCTGGCCGGCGGGCATGGCGCGCAGGTCGATGCCATCGAAGGCCATGCGCTCGGCCTCGATCTTCGCGGTCCACGGCAACAGCCCCATCACCGCCATCATGGCGACGCTTTTGCCCGATCCCGACTCGCCGACGATGGCCAGCACCTCGCCCTCGTCGAGGCGGATGTCGATGCCGTCCACGGCGACGAAATCGCCGAAGGAAATGCGCAGGTTCTTGATATCGAGCAGGCTCATGAGCGTTTCATCTTCGGATCGAGGGCGTCGCGCAGACCATCCCCCATCAGGTTGAACGAAATCACCGTGATCAAAATCGCCAATCCGGGCAGCGTCACCACCCACCAGGCGCTGAGGATGAACTCCCGCGCTTCGGCGAGCATGGTGCCCCACTCGGGGGTCGGTGGTTGCGCCCCCATGCCCAGGAAGCCGAGCGCCGCGGCGTCCAGGATGGCCGACGAGAAACTGAGCGTCGCCTGGACGATCAGCGGCGCCATGCAGTTGGGCAGCACGGTGATGAACATCAGGCGTAGCGGCCCCGCTCCGGCGACACGGCTGGCGGTGACATAATCGCGCGAGCGTTCGGAAATCACCTGGGCCCGGGTCAGACGCACGAAATGGGGTTGCAAAACCAGGGCGATGGCGATCATGGCGTTGGTCAGGCTGGGACCTAAAATGGCGACCAAGACCAGGGCCAGGAGAAGGCTGGGAAAGGCGAGGATGACGTCCATCACGCGCATGATGACGATTTCCACCGGGCCGCGCAGGAAGCCCGCGATCAGCCCTAAGGTAATTCCGCTGGTGAGCGCCAGCACGACGACGAACGCGCCGATGAACAGCGAATAGCGGGTGCCGTGGATCAGCCGCGAGAAAATATCGCGGCCGATGGCGTCGGTGCCGAGGGGAAACGCCCACGAACCGCCATGCTCCCAAAACGGTGGCTGCAACAGGTGTTGGCGGTACTGTTCGTT
This genomic window from Varunaivibrio sulfuroxidans contains:
- a CDS encoding ABC transporter ATP-binding protein: MSDQPLLHAENLARHYPITRGLFSKPVLVKALDGVSFSLRAGKTLAVVGESGCGKSTLARLVTMIEEPTSGTLTIDGEDVATAGKATLKSMRGAVQIVFQDPYGSLNPRQRIGAILEEPLKINTSMSAQQRRQAAQDMMVRVGLRPEHYGRYPHMFSGGQRQRIAIARALMLHPKIIILDEPVSALDVSIQAQVLNLLADLQEEFNLAYMFISHDLSVVRHVADDIVVMYLGKVVERAGRDALFETPVHPYTRALLSATPRTDPKARQERIKLTGELPSPIDPPAGCPFHPRCFMAQERCAKEIPAPETVGENHIAACYFWRRE
- a CDS encoding ABC transporter ATP-binding protein, yielding MSLLDIKNLRISFGDFVAVDGIDIRLDEGEVLAIVGESGSGKSVAMMAVMGLLPWTAKIEAERMAFDGIDLRAMPAGQRRRVIGKDMAMIFQEPMTSLNPCFTVGYQIKEAMKVHLGLGGAKLHARAIEMLERVGIPAPERRLKAFPHQMSGGMSQRVMIAMSLSCSPRLLIADEPTTALDVTIQAQILDLLVDLQRSEGMAMVLITHDMAVVAETAKRMVIQYAGQQVEEGDVAALFQAPRHPYTSALLDALPERSHGKRLNAIPGVVPGQYDRPTGCLFNPRCAFAQAKCRNEAPPYENDVRCHFALKSAPLSEPAS
- a CDS encoding ABC transporter permease subunit produces the protein MTQPPHNAPARPPETVGAAATPDTAPEAPPAPFRVFWNSFCENKGALAGLAVIAIIILLAIFANQVSPHGPNEQYRQHLLQPPFWEHGGSWAFPLGTDAIGRDIFSRLIHGTRYSLFIGAFVVVLALTSGITLGLIAGFLRGPVEIVIMRVMDVILAFPSLLLALVLVAILGPSLTNAMIAIALVLQPHFVRLTRAQVISERSRDYVTASRVAGAGPLRLMFITVLPNCMAPLIVQATLSFSSAILDAAALGFLGMGAQPPTPEWGTMLAEAREFILSAWWVVTLPGLAILITVISFNLMGDGLRDALDPKMKRS
- a CDS encoding type 1 glutamine amidotransferase — protein: MVSPLAFLVFDGNTEAVNDRSRALGGVGTGKAYARVLQGLCGDLGRVARCVVVAPADNGAGCLPVGVALEDFDAIVWTGSALNVYAGGPEVEAQIEFARAAFDSAAPVFGSCWGLQVMTAALGGVVRANPKGREIGIGRAITLTDIGRGHPMYRGKPGPFDAITVHLDEIETAPPGGVVLAANAVSAIQGMDIRQGKKSFWGVQYHPEFDLAEIARVHQRYGSRLIDEGFFGDARELETYIDGLFELDGNPEDAALAQKMRIGIDVLDPVRRMAELRNWIAVKVIGDEAAVYPR